CAGGAAATGCCAAAGAAATGCGGAGACTACAACGACgactgctgtttgctgctcaTTGACTGTGACCCATAATTAAAAGGGCAGTACGCAGTCAACTGGGCTGATTATACGGGATTGGGCCTCAAGATGTGTACTACCAATAAGCACAAATGGCTGCCAGCCACCAAGTGGCTCTCTTACCTTTACTACACATTTCAACTCTTGAATGTTGACTCTTCTTGGCCTGTTGCcatcgttgttgtcgctttaaCGCTGCAGCCAGCAAATTATACGGGTgacaaaaacatatttcaacGCAACAAAAATGGTAGATattcgtacacacacacacattatttTATAACTCGTAAATGGTTAGTTTGTTGCAGCTGCGCTCACATCTTTTTGGCTTTTCGCAATTAATTGCTCAACATTATTGTAATCATGGCTTGTTTAATGTAGATACACTCGGTGTGGTCCCCTCCACCGGTTCCAACTCTAACTCTATATTCAACTTCAACATCACTTACAACTCCAGCAGCGCAGCCTGGTTGTGCTCTAATGAGCGCGTGCTCTCCAGTTTCAGCTCCATCCCGAGCTCCGgctcaaaaaaacaaaaaaaaagctcaaGCTGTTCCAAAAGGGCCTGTCATTGCAGACAGAAACCATAAGAAAATAACAATAGTACTTATTTATATACCTTACTagataaaatgattttattaatcTGAACagatttcaacattttttttttcatttccgTGTACTAGTAAGATATAAGGAAATAATAGTCTTATCTAAAATTCCATTtcataagaaaaatattttatttttatggcaccATTCATTAGTGTATTTAAAGTTCGATCATTGTAATTTGTagttatttctatttttgccacagcaaattaatcatttttctgttaaaataaatatggaatAGTTTGAAATGGATTTCTAGCACCTTCGAGCAGAAatcttattaattaattagttgtGTTATATATGTAGCTGTTCATGCACTGAGAGATTTCCATGTCAGATTTATGAACATATTTAATTACGCGACGAATCTGAATAAAGttctcaaataaatattaaattaaaaaaaatatacaattttaaaaaataaataaataaagtgcagAACAATACACTTTTTATTTGCGAGGTGATTTTTTACACTGTAACTCATAACTCATAGGGACTTTCGAAGACAAGCTCcgaaaaaataagcaaagtgTGACTTGTGGCAGCCCAACAAAGACAAAGACCAAAGGCAATTTTTCCATTTACGCAATTAATTGGTCGACACTCTGGGTGGTCTACTAATAGATTAAgggaaataacaacaaccacaacagttATAGGAAGAGCCTAGGTATTTTAAAAGCGGATTAACATTTTGCTTATTGACTGATTAATATTtaacacacacgtacacactctctcacacacatcaCCCACCACAACGATTTGGATAGACAATTTGACAAATGTCTTTGAAAGACGAAGGGTAATGGCTTTTTGTCGAGTCAAAGTTGAAGACGATGCTCAATATGAATCCGAAATCAATATTAGATACACTGTTGGGGAGAGAAGAGCTTGTTTGGGAGTCAATGAGCGCGATTAGAACCCAATTATAATGATGAGTTGTACTAGCATTACATACAAAATGAGCCTCAACTTACGCTTTATGAGTAAAACAAAAGGTTTtttgattataaaaattacgactcataaatttaattttatgacttCTTTGGCTCACTCGACTCACACATGACAAAAAAGGCAGAAGGTGCCAAAATTATATAGCTCTGCAAGCGTAATTTGGGCACTCAAGCTTAAAGAGCTGTAGAGCCGCAGGTTTTGGCCATTTCTTCATCAAGAAAATTGGTACAAAATCAAGTACCATACACTTTAATCAGTTAAATGAACTGTTGAAAATTTGCCACATTTGCAATataatgattttaatgaaGGTTCTTGCGTCGACGATACTCAGCACCTCGATACCATCAATACTGTCCACTGGCCACGCGTTGTATCGCTTGTTTAAACAATAAGCACGCACAAAAGACGCGACCGGAGGCAAAATCCATTTGACACTAATGTGTTTTGGGCCACAACATTTGATTATCTCACATTTCGATGGCATGTCAAGGAACTGAAGCTCTAACCACAGGCTTTATTGCAGAATCAACGGGTACGATCATCATCCTGGCATTCTTTTCATTTCCCAAAATGCAGTTAGACGCTTCAGAAGCATTGACATCATACTCCATTCAAACGCTTTtccgtttttatacccgctagaAAAACATTATAACttatatagccatgtccgtctgtgcgtatgaacacctagacgTCAGagataaattttttttttgataacaCTTGTTATGTATGCAGGCAGatgaagtttgtttcaaattttagccACACCCAATTCCGCCTCCGAAAAATCAAATAAGTGTAATTTTGAAACTAGAGTagcgaattttattttattatttatttatttattatttatttttatacccgctacccatagggtagaagggtattataactttgtgccggcaggaaatgtatgtaacaggtagaaggaggcatctccgaccctataaagtatatttattcttgatcagcgtcaacagccgagacgatatagccatgtccgtctgtccgtctgtgtgtctgtgtgtgtgtccgtctgtccgtatgaaacactggatctcagagactataagagatagagctataattttttttcgacagcatttcagcaaatcaaaaaattcgaataacaagtgtaattttaaagctagagttgtgaatatatatataataataactatagtagttatgattcctgaaaatttggttgcgatcagataaaaattgtggatgttattaaagaaatagttttgtaaaggcaaaaacgcctacttactgggggtcttagttgctttggctgacaatcttgtatattgtgccgtctatggtatattatgaacgcggtactatatcgatataccaaatataccatttggtatattttttttagtatttttgtagtatatttggtatattttgagaaaaatacggcaaaatatatttcttttattcaaaatgggtagtcgagtacactcgactatagctttcttacttgtttttaatcaaataaaaatgtcgctataaaagaaattttttgtatgagcaaaaacgcttacttagtcttagttgctttgactaaTAATCCGGTATTTtttgtactctgtggtatttttttgaatgTATGACTGTATCAATATCCctaatatttcatttcgtatatttttagtatttttgaggtatattaattttctataatttataaataataccgcaataatttgcttttaataaaaataggTAGTggttatctcacagtcgagcacactcgattgtagctttcttacttgtttattttgatttttatgcaaTGGTATTGAcaactatatttttaaagatcCATGACCTTACTGTTTCTTCACTTCTTTGTGTCTCCTGCCCATTACGTCTTATCTTAACTCCATTAATGAATTTACCATGCTTACGTGCTTAAACCAGCAGAGATACTATGATAAGATAAGTAAAGCGGTTTGACTACTGGGTGGCGTTGAAACTTTGGCTGCTTCAGCTTTATATTAATACCCTTTTTTCATCATTTAgatagatataaatatagatatagatatagatatagatatagatatagatatagatatagatatagatatagatatagatatagatatagatatagatatagatatagatatagatatagatatagatatagatatagatatagatatagatatagatatagatatagatatagatatagatatagatatagatatagatatagatatagatatagatatagatatagatatagatatagatatagatatagatatagatatagatatagatatagatatagatatagatatagatatagatatagatatagatatagatatagatatagatatagatatagatatagatatagatatagatatagatatagatatagatatagatatagatatagatatagatatagatagatatagatatagatatagatatagatatagatatagatatagacatagatatagatatagatattgatattgatagaTTGATGCCTTGATTCGTGCCAATCGACTGGCATCCCGCATGAGCATTGACTTAATCAAGTGACCAGAAGTAGCGTAGCGTCAGTTCATTCAAACAGCAATTCACAATCCAGAATCCATTTGACCAACCGCACGCATGACCTACGACAATGATGAAGTCGATGTGGGCTGTGTGAAGAGGGGAATGGGAAGAGGAACAAAACCAAGACCAGACGTCGTCTGTCTCTCTGAGCCAACTGTGTGGCAGACGCCATGAAAATGAACGGTTCATGTAGACGTTTAACTTAATTACGATTatgattacgattacgattatgACGAAGGCAAGTTGTGTGAGGCGATTATacgaattgaaatgaaaagtgcAGGCGAAAATCAAAGGATCTGTcgatttattaatattcaattaatgtCCACAGACCTTGGCCGACAACAGGTGCTAGCGAAGCAGCGTCTTGCGaaacaattaatttagttCTAGAAGTTATGACGATCGTTGCAGGCCAACTTCGAAGTCATTCAGGCAAGTCGATGGCACGGGTTCAATTCTCATTTCTCAAACAGACCACGAAAAGGAAGTGGCAAAGACTGTGGCatgcagccaagcagccagtTCAACAGCTGCGCTTCcagcatatgtatatgctgGTGGCTGCTGCAAGTGGCACACAtacagaaactgaaactgaaacagatTTACATGCTAGGCGCGCTGGCTCTTGTGGCACGTGCTTTGCATCCAAGAGCCAAGATGACTGCGTGCAATGGCTCTCACCTAGTCAAGGTGCAAACTCGGAAATCCAGAAACTCCCACGTTCATTTGGAAAGGCACTCGAAATTGATGCAGCCCCTTGTCTTCTCTTTAGAataactgcaaatgcaaaaaggcCTCAATCACATGATCAATcatctgtctatctgtctgtcgcTCGCACAAaagacaataacaataaccTTTTACCATTTGCCAATTGCTGTTTATGTCGCTCCCAAGAGAGGTTCATCAATTCGTTGACTATAGCAAACGTATTTTTGCATATGTTCATTTGATTGATACTCCTCAAAATGTTGGCTGGGGAAAAACTATTTGCAGCAGCTGTAGATGTCAACATTGTTAAATTGTATTGACTCGTAATCCTTATAAGTGTCACAAAGAAATTACTCTCTGAAGAGGAGAATACCAACGCTTCTTTTACTAGTAACATAGGTCATAAAAAGTTCATATCACAAGAATACCCTCATATGGTATAGATGTAATCAAATTTTACCACGCCCGCCCATTTTTATAAACCGATTTACAACTATAGTATAGTACATTGCGAAACACCTTTTGTCGCGTGCTCAGCTGGCTCCGCTTGATGGGCACACGCGTGACTGGATGGCGCTTCAAAAAGGCCATGAAAATGTGCAAACAAATCCCGTTAATTAGCCAACAATCGCGGGCGTAttatcaaatgcaaattggcaTAAAACAGAGgaaaaacaaatggaaaacatACAACAAACCGAGAGTGGTCGaatcaaaaattgaaattcacatTTATGTTGCCAAAAACGCACAACAAAAGCCGCATAAATGACTAAAATCATTTGGCCCAGAACGAccttagaaaataaatactcgACATCGAATGTGTATGCGAATCCAAACCATACACATTTCATTAGTCAATGCACATTTAAGGTTGACTCTCTGTTCCCGTTCTGGGGAGGGTTGATTAGAAGCTGTGTCCCCTGACTACTAGCTAAGggttcaaaacaaaattgcaaatagaATGGGATGCTAATTTTGAGCAGGCAAACGCATCGCTATCTAATGATTATgctcaataaattatatatttggcaCTCAAACATAGAGCGGGGCGGGAGAAGTACCAATGATTTTTATCTAATGTATGGATAGGTAGATTGCAGGCgagatatataaatagatatcAATCGGTATCAGATTCCAGCGAAAAATCTAAGATCTCTGGACCACACACGGCAGACAACCTGAGTGACAACACGCCAATATTTGCCAACTAATTAAATCCAAATTGAGAGTTTAAAACCGAAGACACTTCTACTTTTTTAATAGGAAAAAAACCCACAAAATCACCACAGGCAGCACAGTCTTGACAGTCTGAACAACGCTACAGAGGAGACACTGGACAGGCGTCTTGAGGCGCGGCAGGAGTTATAACATCACACACTTACACCAAATACTCCGCACACTATTCACACCTCACTACAACACTGCAGACACATCCTGTGGCGCTTGGTACgacctcgtcgtcgtcgtactCTCGGTTGTCGTCTCTCATCTGTCTGGTCATTAGTGTCTGGCCTCTACACCGGAGGCGTCCGCATTTCTGTCACCTGCCGAGCTCGTGCCTTAGCCCGAGCACTAGTCCATTGCTATAGCTGATGCTACAATTACCTGGTAATATGATGACGACGGTGACGACCACAGAATGTCTAACAACGGCACAGCTTGCCATGTTGTTTTTTATGACCAAAGCATCTCTGGGCGTGAGCTAGCAGCTCATGGATGAGGCATAATATCATCAATTATGTACACTGAGCCGTCGCGATCTGGAACTCTGTTGCAATCAATTGTTGTGGCAGATCGCGATCTTTGTTAAGTTCTCCTCCACACATTGAACGGATCCAATGAGCTTGGATATCTCCTGCAACTTTACACTTGTGTATTTGATATGTTCGTATGTAGGGACGAGAATTGCCGTTCTACGATTTTTAAAGATGATAGAAGTCATAAGTAGTTTCCAATAGATCATTGAGTTTCCTGGGAGAAATACAGTTTGCGGTACTTTATTTGGTCAATATTCTCCTGTCTGGATTTGTCGTAAAATTCTGGGTTCATTGTTATCTTTCTGCTAAAAAGTTTACTTctagtaatatttttttgttgcgagTGTATTGAAAAATTGCATTCGTAAATTGCTCTGTTCAGTAGTTCTTCTCTCTCAATTTGCCCATTATATGTTATGGTGTaactttatatattaaatttatatccaaacattaataaatttaaatttagcgATTTATTGTTGTCTATTATTTGGTACTccaaaatagaataaaatatgtacatagagGGTTTTTTCGACTTGAATTGCTTTTGACTTAATAACTTGCCCTTGAGGAATTTTGAAAACTTGTCTATTGCCGTTAATAGTAATACGTTCTCTGTAGAATACATATCTATATGGACTCTATGCTCTGGAAATTGTGGTATGGGCGTTTCATTTAATTCTGGAGTTGGTGAGTGtcgtattttaattttgttttattcaatattatgttattaatattatgttCCAATTAAATCGCTTCTTAGCACATATTTTGGTTAAGTGCCAACTACATTCCTGGTCAAACTATTTGGTGACCTCTTTTAGAAAGAGCAGTCGCAGAAACCTTTTCACACAATGTGGTGAGAATTGCAGTAGCTGGCGCGGAGATGCCTTTATAATGACCTAATATTAATCCAATTAACACGCTTTTGTTTGAGACGATCATGACATGCAATTAATGCTCCGTGagggaaagaaaagaaagagcaAACGGAAGAAGCAGCACACAAAGGAAACAGTTTAACGCATTCCCTTGGACAAACAGATACGAATAAGCAAGAAACtaagagagacagaggcatAAAGGACATGAGGGGTGTGTCGCATTGTGGTGTTGGAAAACTTTATGACTTGCGCTCACCTTTTATGCTCAACCATTAAACGCTATTAACGGACACTTAAGGATCGTTTTCCTGCTCTCTTTCGGTTTTTTGGGTAGGTCAGAGACGTCCCTCGGGTGTTTAATCTAATAAGCCGCAAACACGCAAACAAGTTCACATGGGAAAATTGgagcaataacaaattaatagaCAACTAAACGTGGGTTGATTCGGTAGGTGGCAAGGAGGCAACATGCCAGACACTAGATAGCAAACAGCAGACCAGACACCAAAGACCAAAAGCCAGGGATTCAAAAAGGTGTGTGTGGGAAGAGATCGCAAAACTCGAAAGCAGCCTGTGGGTTATTTATGGTTTACACACATATGGCTAGCAATTGGATATGGGAAGAGCTAGCAGAACAAGGAAGCATGCAAAGCAACGCCCACGTCCAACTGCATCGAGAAGATCATCAATTCGCAGATTTTATGGGAAATGGCTCCAATTGGGGGACTATAAAAGCGAGTAGCTGCCATCGCAGACTCCACAGTCTTACTTACACTAAGCTCTGAAGATGTGGTATCCTTTGGgactgctgatgctgcttaACTGGAGTCCCATTTCGTTGGCACAGAACAGCAGTGAACCGCCGTTGGGCAAGAATTGGGACGACAATGACGATGACAATACTCCCATTGGCAGCGAGAAGGAGCTTTCGGATTTAGTGATCACCACAGCTTTGGGCAAGATTCGAGGTACCATATTGCCTTCACAGGCTGGACACAACTTCTACGCTTTTCGAGGCATACCCTATGCCAAGGCGCCCGTGGAGAATCTGCGTTTCAAAGCGCCTGAGCCGATTGAGCAGTGGTTTGATATATTCGATGCCACCTTTGATGGACCCAAGTGCCCGCAACCAGGACTTTTTAGCGAGGATGTGAGCGAGGATTGCCTCAAGCTGAACATCTACTCGCGCGAATTACCCAGCGAATCAGATCCGAATCCAAAGAGGCCCGTCCTGGTGTTCATACATCCTGGTGGCTTCTATTCGCTTTCGGGTCAGAGCAAAAACTTTGCAGGTCCGCAATACTTTATGGACCGCAACCTGGTGCTAGTCACATTCAACTATCGCCTGGGCACACTTGGATTTCTTGCCACAGGAACTGAACAGGCGACAGGCAACATGGGTCTTAAGGACCAAGTGCAGCTGTTGCGCTGGCTGAAACTGCACATCTCGCGATTTGGCGGCAATCCCAATGAGATCACACTACTAGGCTATGGAGCTGGTGCTATGGCCGTCACCCTGCACATGGTATCACCCATGTCGCGGGGTCTCTTTCATCGAGCCATTCTGATGAGTGGCGCCGCAACTGGTCAATGGTCGCCACCAGAGCACCAAATGGATGTGGCAAAGAAGCAAGCGGCGTTGCTCCAATGCACAACAGAGAACATCAATGAAATGCTCAACTGTCTTCGTGGGGTAAATTTTTAAGTAAGTCCCAGTTCTCACATTCTGATTATCTGCAGTTGTTCATTTGCAGAAACATTATCTGGAATATGCGAACACGCTGCCTCACATGTTTGACTTTGCACGCAATAATCCCTTGATATTGTGGAAACCCGTCATAGAACCGGACTTTGGGCAGGAACGCTTCCTCATCGAGGATCCCGTGCGAAGCTATCAGAACGGCGATCACATGAAGATTCCCATTATAACGGGCATGACGAAGGATGAGTTCGTGGGTCCAGCCATTTGTGAGCATGTAATTCCTTGACCATGAGACCATGATTTCATTCAAACTCTTTTTTTGTCAGCCATCCTGCAAAGTCCGTCCCTGCTGACTGCCTTCAATGAGAAGTTCGACAGCCTAGCTCCCATCTGCTTCCTGTACAATGCTAGCAATCCTCGAGCGCAGAACATCAGTCACGAGCTGAGGCAGCAATACTTTGGCCAGGAGCTCATCAGTGCCAACAGTTCGCTGACGTCGCTTGCTTCGCTTTTCTCGGATGCCTTAACGGGATTCAGCGTGCATCGATTTGTTCACCTGGCAGCCAGGACCACCAAGGTGTACTACTACCGCTTCTCCTATCAAGGTACTCGCAGTCACATCCATTATCCGGAAGATGCGCCGTATGGCGTGGTGCACCACGATGATCTCATGTATCTATTTGTGGAGCCTTCAATCAGTCGCATGTTCACTGAAGACGATGCCGAGTTTCGAATGGTGAATATCATGACACGCATGTTCTCGGCCTTCGTCTACAAGGGTGACCCTAATAAACCAACTGATCTGCAACTACGTGAGATTCGCTGGAGACCATTCAGCTTCAAGAAGCGCTACTATTTGGATATTGGCAATGAGATCGTTCTGCACGAGGGTCTCAACTCTGAACGCTATGAGCTTTGGAAGCGTTTGTTTCCTCTCAATTGGCGACGACAGTCTAAGGATCAGTGATTCATCTGAGATGAGGGTTTACATAGCTTGTGTACCCTACTGTACTTcgcattgcatttaaattaaagcaatttcacaatttacattttaagtttGAGTTTTGCTTAACAATTATTTCCCTCTTTGACTGCTGCTTCAATTGCCAGGCGATAAACCAATTGGCATAATTTTCagttccaattccaatttgaTGTCTCTCCATaagttgtttatgttttgtttctCGGCTTTCGGTAGCTATGCGTGTCATCACAGTGTGGGTGCATATATTATATCTATTAGGGCGCTCGGCACTCTGCGCTCGATGTCGATAGCATTGGTACGAGTCCGCGTGGAGATCGCGTGCCATTCAATGCAGAGAGAGAAATTAGGAGGGAGTtgcataaaaagaaacaaccgATTTTAAACATTCTACAGAATCGACAATGCTATGTTTTTACATAAagtctatatatttatttacaacattAAATCACTgaagaaatatgaatatattactTACTTTTGACTCTGTAATTTTATTCCCAATTGTGTTAATCGCATAACaaggaaaacataaaaataaatatacgttTCGATCAGGTCAACGATCTTTTTATGGTCTTGCTGCCTGCCTTAATTTGTTCCGATTAATTTTTTGATCGACAAAACCGAATATTATAAGAAAAGAGTATCATTAggatgattattattgttactctgaaagcaattaatatattttatagctgTTTTGTTAATGCAACTAAGTATTTAGCAATCACTATTTCTCCCTGGAGAATTCTCATATTGAATTCGCAAAATCATATATCAAAGACgtcattacttttttttcggtgTACGTtcaatgccacacacacgTGCTTAGTCGACACGGCACACAGATGTTGCTCTACCAAAAAGTTACCcattgttgcatttgttttcgGCACTCGCAacctattttcatttttattgctcttATCGGAGTTTGGTTACGCTTGACAGCATGACAATGTCAAAAGCCGACCGCCTCATCACCATTACCATCCTCATCAACAGCAACGTCGAATTGGACTGTTTGTATCCTGCACAGACAAAGTCGACTCATTAGCATAGTCCAACACATGACGCCGCCAAGCATGTTGAGAGTCAGCGAAATAGGGAGAGACAATGCCAATTGGGAAGAGTTTTGAATTCCGACAGGGCAATGAGTCACGCCATAGCATCATCACATCGCATGCTTCCTGCGAGGGTGTATCCAGGGACGACCCAGTTGGACTCTCTGAGTGAGTGCAACATATTcgtaatatattaatttatgcaaattgcctGATAGTGCGGTTTGGCTTGTGCCTATCTGCAGCAATAGATCAGTGTTGTAGTGTTGCAGTGTCGCAATGTTGCAGGGTTGCACATTTTGATCGTTTCcactttagttttaattgtttggcTTGTCATCACGGCATATGCCACATGTCTGCCCATCTACTGACCATTTTTCTAACTGTACAGCAGCCGCacgtttaaataatttgttaggAAAGGTATTCCAATTTCCATGGAAATATTTCGTATAGTGAAACTATGAAGATTTCGATTTCCACGAAATTGCAGCGCAAATAAAGTTGTGAGTTTCCTCTCAGTCGCAGCCTTCACCACAAGTCGCTTTCCTACTTACTTCTCCCACCTCTGCCCCACTATCAGATGGAGCTGGcctttcccattcccatttccattcccgCTGTGACTGCAGAACGTACGAAAAGAACGCATCCACACGATTCCGAGACTGTCTGACTACACTCTTTATTGACTGATGGAAATCGCTCAAAACAAAGCTCTATTGAAAACTCCTTGGCCACAAAATGTAATTAGATTCTCTGCCAGGCTCCAGAAAGTCTGCGTTTGTCGCAGTCAAACCAAAGACTTCTCCTAGTCGACTTCGACCACAAGCAGCTTTGCAACAACTTCCTTTTGTGGTTTCCTAGACGACACGTGTTTCGCACTAGAGATGAGAATGAcctaacaaaatacaaagtaTCAAAGCAAAATAGAATGCATCATCAAAATTTCTTATAAATGCACGAAtactataattaatataatagaaataaaaacgGAATGTTAGCTCGAGTAAACAAAGGTAGGCTACTAAGTGAAAATGCAATAAGAGGTATTTGGTATTCGTATATCTTCAATGGCCAACTCGAACTACGTTGGTGAGTACGCGACTCGTCCATCTCTAGCTGGAACTCCTGCTGTCAACATCAATGCGCAAGAATCTCGGGCTTACAATGAAGTTGTCTGCGCAATTGACACGCGATAAGCTCAGGCGCAGTCGAGGCACAAGTTCAGCAAGCGCGcgcaaaccaaaagcaaagcaatctctctctctctctctctttctctctctctttctaggCTTCAGACTTACATAGAAAAATTTGCAGAAACATCACAAAACtcataaataacaacagcagcaaacagccacagcaatggcaacagtaACAATCTAGGTGCCAACTGTATGGCAGAAAGTGTCCACCAGGTTGTCTGGGTCTGGCCAACAGAGCAAACAGTCAGTTCGTTGTCTTAGACCAGTCTTCGGTCCCAGTCGCAGTTCTCGATTCTTTTGTGAGTTTTTTCGTATCTGACCACTGACGATAATGTGCATTGCAATTCACAATTTATGACTCACTCGGGCAAGTTGCAACGTCTAGATGTTGAACTTTGTCTTAGTTGTTGCAACTATGCCAGGTATTTATTGGGTTAAGCTCAGTCAGAGGTAGATGATCATTGGCATATGTATTTCCAGTTCGTGTAGGAGTgagaaaaatttattaatgaatgtACTTAAGTGGGTTAATCCTAAAATTTGATATCTTTGATgaatttttgtaattcaaaaatagaaaataaaaacatatactATGAAGAATTGCTACATAGGTACTTATGTTTTATACatgattttaaaaaaatttaaaaaattatgtcTTCCGTTGTAAAACTCTTTATAAGttataactttattaaaaagtaaaaattaaattaattaaattaaattaataaacttgcaaagaaaatcagaaattatttcaaattaatgttAGTTActagaaaaaaaagtata
This window of the Drosophila albomicans strain 15112-1751.03 chromosome 2L, ASM965048v2, whole genome shotgun sequence genome carries:
- the LOC117563536 gene encoding juvenile hormone esterase, yielding MWYPLGLLMLLNWSPISLAQNSSEPPLGKNWDDNDDDNTPIGSEKELSDLVITTALGKIRGTILPSQAGHNFYAFRGIPYAKAPVENLRFKAPEPIEQWFDIFDATFDGPKCPQPGLFSEDVSEDCLKLNIYSRELPSESDPNPKRPVLVFIHPGGFYSLSGQSKNFAGPQYFMDRNLVLVTFNYRLGTLGFLATGTEQATGNMGLKDQVQLLRWLKLHISRFGGNPNEITLLGYGAGAMAVTLHMVSPMSRGLFHRAILMSGAATGQWSPPEHQMDVAKKQAALLQCTTENINEMLNCLRGKHYLEYANTLPHMFDFARNNPLILWKPVIEPDFGQERFLIEDPVRSYQNGDHMKIPIITGMTKDEFVGPAISILQSPSLLTAFNEKFDSLAPICFLYNASNPRAQNISHELRQQYFGQELISANSSLTSLASLFSDALTGFSVHRFVHLAARTTKVYYYRFSYQGTRSHIHYPEDAPYGVVHHDDLMYLFVEPSISRMFTEDDAEFRMVNIMTRMFSAFVYKGDPNKPTDLQLREIRWRPFSFKKRYYLDIGNEIVLHEGLNSERYELWKRLFPLNWRRQSKDQ